GCAATTAATCTGCCTTTTTCAATGACACCAATATCATCACACAGCTCGGCTAGCTCCGGCAAAACATGGGAGCTGATAATAATCGTCTTACCCATTTCGCGTAGTTGCTTCATAATTTCACGCAATTCGATACGAGCACGCGGATCCAGTCCTGACGCCGGTTCATCCAAAATCAGCACGGCCGGATCATGTACGAGACAACGCGCTAACCCTAGACGCTGTTGCATGCCTCGAGATAATGAGTCGACGAAAGCGTCTGCTTTGTGAGACAAATTCACTAGTTCTAAAAGATCACTTACAAGTGCCCGTCTTTTGGAGGCAGGAATTTTGTACGCTCCGGCATAAAACTCCAAATACTCCACCGCTGTCAAATTGTCATATACACCAAAAAAATCGGGCATGTATCCCACTGACTGGCGCACACTGGCAGGGTCTTTTCGTACATTGTAGCCACAGACAAATGCTTCCCCTTCACTCTGTTCCAGAAGGGTAGACAAGATGAGCATCGTGGTAGATTTTCCAGCGCCATTTGGACCAATAAAGCCAAACACCTTTCCTGGTTCGATGGAAAGGTTCAAATCCGTCAACGCTTGCAAATTGCCGTATCTCTTTCCTAAATGAACGGTTTCGATTACCATTTCCGCACCCCCTCTACCTGGAAAATTGGCTCTGGTAGAGCTAATCGTGACGTTCCATTATGGGAAAAACGAAGCAATAACGATTGATTTGGCGTTAACACTTGTTGGAGTTCTTTGTCGAGGACAAGTCTCGTCCCACGCTCAACAGGTATCCACCTACCACTCTTTTGGTGGAAGTATTCTATCCGGAAAGGCTTAAATGAACTGTGATTCAGTGGTACCGTAATTCGCTTCATATTGATCGCGGCTTTGTCTGCACGCAGCTCAAACGTAATGCTGCCCTTTCCAATCTGCCAAATGTATCCGGTACTATCGAAGTCCCCTGTCGTTTCATACACCTCTGCATCAAGCAAGCCATACGGAAAAGTCACGATGCCTTGTTCATTCGGCTGGAATTGAATTGGCTGCTGAATGACATTCCAGTAATGTGCTTGGTGAGGCACCTGCATTGTCATCAGAGGAAGAGGCTCTGTCGTTGTACCGATGATACTTACCTGATTTCCCTCTTCGTACTCAACGACTCTTTCCCTCATTTCTTTGATTCGCTCTTCCAACGTTTGCAATTCGTTTGATGCTTGTGGTTTTCTTGGCATAAACAGGGGCTCAAGCACACTGTCAATCTGTTTTTCTTCTCCCTTTTTCAAAGGACCAAGAGGAATTCGCTGAAAACCAATTTCAATATAAGTTTGATCGTAGGCAAACTCCGTATTGTTTTTCACGTGCCCTTGCACACGATTCTCATTGATTCGCAAGGAAGCATCAAAAGCCCCCATGTCGTGCTTTACCCCGATACCGATTGCCTGTTTCGGTGTCAAATAGGGTAGATTACGGAAAGAGAGAAGCTCCTCGCCATTCATTAGTCCCTCTGGTCGATAATCATTTCGTCCTACTGTCAAGGGCAGAGCAACGATCGAAGGTTCAAGCTGAACATCATAGTCGTTCTGATCCACCCCTAAAAACGTTGCGGCTGAGCGAACATGAGCCAAAGACTCATCTAATATATCGATCTTGGTTACGGCGTAGCTAGTACTCGTTTTCACAACAGCAGGCTTTCCAATCGCGAATATAGCGACGGTCAAGAAAATTCCTCCCAACGGGATGACTCCCCACGCCCATTCAGGTTTTCTCATTCTTCTTAGAATGAAGTATGTCAATGGTGCGAGTACAATTACGTATCCGCCCCATAACGCTACCATCCAGGTTGGCGGAGGAGTTTGCACTTCAGGAATCTTCTTGCTCAAGTCTAGAAAAGGCCGGGTCATTTGATCCATAAAAAGCTTCTCTTCAAAAATCTTCTTGGCGCCATGCTGGGTCATTGCATTCTGCCACAGTTGTGGATTGAATTGCCACGATGCCAACGGCTCTGCTGTCACATCATAGTTGACAAATAGTAGCAACCCTCTGCCGTATGGTTTTGACACAAATAAGGGCAAGTCACGGTTGTATACACCAATACTGCCTTTTGGCGCAACTTTTGCAATGTCATACTCACTTAGTGCTTGCTGCAGATCGATATTACCAGCTTTTCCGGCTTCCACAGGGAGAATATCAGCAAACCGCTGGATCATCCCATCTTGATTGGGACCTGCGGAAACAACTACGATCCCTCCCAGCTGGATCCACTCCTTGATCGCAGCCATCTGCTGATCATTTATTGTGGAGCCACTATAGCCTGCCAGCGCTAACATATCTATGTTTTCGTAAATCCATGATTGGTCAGGTAACATTTGTTCCGTAAGATTTTGTACGGACAAGGGACGATTCATTTTGGATTGAGACTGATTGACGGCAAGGAAATGAAACGCATTGCCCTCCTCGCTAATCACCCCAATTGTGCGTCCGTCTGTTGGATATGAGATACGCAGCTTTTCACTTTTGACAACTTGACCGTTTTGCGTAACCTGAACGTACCAATCATCAAGCAATATTTGGGTAGGCATATCAAAGTATACGGTTGTACTCTTTCCTTGCTCGAGCTTTATCGGACGCCGAAGTTTCAATTCATTATTTTTTTTGACTTGTCGCTGCGATAACTCTACAGATCCTGTGAAATCCTTTTCCTGGCTGGTTACCTTTACGTTTAGTCTCATCCATGATTCATATTTGACGATACCACTTAAGGGTATTTCGAATTGTATGTCTACGTTGCTCTCTGCCATAGCTGGGCGTATCGAAAAGCTAAGCCATGTGATGACAAAGATTAACACCCATTTCCATCTCATGCTTGTTCCTCCGCTCATTTTCGTGACGCCAAAGAGATAACCAGTTGTTGCAGTTGATCATGGCGTGAGATAAGCAGTAAGTGCTTACCTTTGTTTGCCCAGTTTCCTTTGATCAGCTCTTCCGAAGACTGGTTTCTCAATGGTAGCTCGCGTGTCACAAAAGGCTCTACACCCACGTTTACTTCCATCAGTGTTCCATCGGGGTGTGTATAGGTCAATCTCATATCGGAGCTCCACGATGCCCACTGTCCCACTGCAAGCGAGGTAACTTTCCCTGTTCGCATTTCCATCAGCTGTACTTCACCGGCTTTATTGAAGGCAAGCAAGCTTCCATCTGGTGACCATTCAGGCTGAGAGCCTTCTACAAGCTTCCACTCTTGGAACGAAACTGTGCTGCTCACCCAAATTTCATCGACGCCATTTTTCGAGCGGGTAAAGGCAAGCGAATCATCGTGTTCAGACCAGCTTGGTGAAGAATACAATACCCCTTCTTCTTCCTTCAGCAATCGGCTGCTTCCTATGCTGTAGCTTGTCGGCATCTCCACAATCCATATTCGCGATAATTTTTTATCTTGCTCGACGACAGCGATTTTCTTCCCGGAATTAGACCACGCAACCCCCGTGTATTTGCCTTCGGTTGGCGGCAATTTGATCGTGACTGGCTTTAGTTCCGCGTCGATTGGAATGGTTTTCAGCTCTGTATTGTTATGGATATACGCGAGCTGTGTGGCTTTGCTATCAATATCAACAAGCTCCACGGCCGCTTGTGCTGGCAGCGTAAGTACTTCATGCTCTCGAACGGCAAGAGAGGAATTGTTCCACCACACAAATCCACCTATGGCAAGGATGAGAGCAGCAGCAGCGATTCCGCTCCAAACCAACTTCCCAAACTTTTTAGGAGCGGCATTTGGGGCCTTTGTCTGTTTGGCTTCGAGATCTCTCATTTTCTGGAGCAATTGTTTTTTCAGGTCTGATTTCAGCTGATAATTGACTGGAACCGATCCGCGCATCTGCTTCAAATGGGCTAGGAGCTGGGTTACGGTCTGATCATCCGATTGATTATCCTGGGGGTGCTTCTCCTCTTCTCTCATTCGGAGTCCCCCCTCTCATACATCTTCTGAAGTTTTTGTAATCCGCGATAAGAAATCATTTTGATACTCGATTCTGTTTTGCCGAGCACCTCAGCTACCTGACTGATTTTGAGATCAGCAAAGTACCGGAGCATCAACACGTCTCGTTGATCCTGAGACAACAAATCCAGACGATCACGAAGCAGACGAATCTCTTCATTCGTCAGCGCCTGTCGTTCCGGCTGCCATGTGTCGTCCGGCTCTGCTCCTAGAAAATCCTCCTGGTCAACCGGAAACTCCCTGTT
The window above is part of the Brevibacillus brevis NBRC 100599 genome. Proteins encoded here:
- a CDS encoding TolB family protein produces the protein MREEEKHPQDNQSDDQTVTQLLAHLKQMRGSVPVNYQLKSDLKKQLLQKMRDLEAKQTKAPNAAPKKFGKLVWSGIAAAALILAIGGFVWWNNSSLAVREHEVLTLPAQAAVELVDIDSKATQLAYIHNNTELKTIPIDAELKPVTIKLPPTEGKYTGVAWSNSGKKIAVVEQDKKLSRIWIVEMPTSYSIGSSRLLKEEEGVLYSSPSWSEHDDSLAFTRSKNGVDEIWVSSTVSFQEWKLVEGSQPEWSPDGSLLAFNKAGEVQLMEMRTGKVTSLAVGQWASWSSDMRLTYTHPDGTLMEVNVGVEPFVTRELPLRNQSSEELIKGNWANKGKHLLLISRHDQLQQLVISLASRK
- a CDS encoding ABC transporter ATP-binding protein encodes the protein MVIETVHLGKRYGNLQALTDLNLSIEPGKVFGFIGPNGAGKSTTMLILSTLLEQSEGEAFVCGYNVRKDPASVRQSVGYMPDFFGVYDNLTAVEYLEFYAGAYKIPASKRRALVSDLLELVNLSHKADAFVDSLSRGMQQRLGLARCLVHDPAVLILDEPASGLDPRARIELREIMKQLREMGKTIIISSHVLPELAELCDDIGVIEKGRLIAYGSVHEVSNRDTGQSRMQLRALRNLDKAGLLLASSPYVHQLMDYMGGFRFYFQGTEQQKAELLQELLDEQVAVVYYGDSKKDLEDVFLAITEGVGME
- a CDS encoding RNA polymerase sigma factor produces the protein MGMAMKQPSGPSSGDYYESRPFTELYDEYFDRVNRYLRCRVQSTWDADDLTTVVFLKALEKFEQYSRTSPFASWIFRIAHNTYVDFMRKNREFPVDQEDFLGAEPDDTWQPERQALTNEEIRLLRDRLDLLSQDQRDVLMLRYFADLKISQVAEVLGKTESSIKMISYRGLQKLQKMYERGDSE